The Bacillus vallismortis genome window below encodes:
- a CDS encoding (Fe-S)-binding protein, with amino-acid sequence MTTEKEMNQIQDEFKERMDEGELLNCMRCGFCLPSCPTYIESGFQETHSPRGRIALMKAVADGMIEPDEDVERSLSLCLGCRACEPVCPSGVKYGQLLEEARDIIHQNKKHSLGARVLRKAAFQELFPHQNRMRSAVSLIGLYQRSGLQTAVRKTGMLRVLPEHLRTMEAVLPDIPKNKEMKHRPRLLPSIGPMKKRVAFFSGCLMDTMFLPTNNATLKLLQLAGCDIVIPPDQACCGALHGHSGEKNAGKELAKQNIAAFEALDVEAVITNAGGCGAFLTEYDHLLKDDPEWSERSAAFVQKLKDFSSVLVELDFHQMDLALEMPQVITYQDSCHLRNVMHTSLEPRQLLQSIKGTEFREMDKADSCCGSAGIYNIVEAEMSMKILDSKMAAVKASEAIVIVTANPGCLLQMKLGIEREGLNGKVKAVHLADLLLEATGHQTS; translated from the coding sequence ATGACAACAGAAAAAGAAATGAACCAGATCCAAGATGAATTCAAAGAGCGCATGGATGAAGGCGAGCTTTTGAATTGTATGCGCTGCGGCTTCTGTCTTCCTTCTTGCCCGACCTATATCGAATCGGGATTTCAGGAAACTCACTCTCCGCGCGGGCGCATCGCCTTAATGAAAGCCGTAGCCGACGGTATGATTGAACCCGATGAAGATGTCGAGCGTTCGCTGTCACTTTGCCTAGGCTGTCGCGCCTGTGAACCTGTATGCCCGTCAGGCGTGAAATACGGACAGCTGCTTGAGGAAGCCAGAGATATTATCCACCAAAATAAAAAACACTCGCTCGGCGCTCGTGTCTTGCGAAAAGCCGCTTTTCAGGAGCTGTTTCCGCATCAAAACCGCATGCGCTCAGCTGTCAGCCTTATCGGTTTGTATCAGCGGTCTGGACTGCAAACCGCTGTTCGCAAAACCGGTATGCTTCGCGTCCTGCCTGAGCATTTGCGGACGATGGAAGCCGTTCTTCCTGATATTCCTAAAAACAAAGAAATGAAGCATCGGCCGCGTTTGCTGCCGTCAATTGGCCCCATGAAAAAACGGGTCGCCTTTTTTTCGGGCTGCTTAATGGATACCATGTTTTTACCGACCAACAATGCCACACTGAAGTTGCTGCAGCTGGCGGGCTGCGACATTGTCATCCCGCCTGACCAGGCTTGCTGCGGCGCGCTGCATGGGCACAGCGGGGAAAAAAACGCGGGGAAAGAGCTCGCGAAACAAAATATCGCTGCCTTCGAAGCGTTAGACGTCGAAGCTGTCATTACAAACGCAGGGGGATGCGGAGCCTTTCTCACTGAATATGATCATTTGCTGAAGGATGACCCCGAGTGGTCGGAGCGATCCGCTGCATTTGTTCAGAAACTAAAAGATTTTTCGTCCGTTTTGGTTGAACTCGATTTTCATCAAATGGACTTAGCGCTCGAGATGCCGCAGGTCATTACCTATCAAGATTCATGCCATCTAAGAAATGTGATGCATACGTCGCTTGAGCCACGCCAACTTCTTCAAAGCATCAAGGGGACCGAATTCAGAGAAATGGATAAAGCGGATAGCTGCTGCGGATCAGCGGGAATTTATAACATCGTGGAAGCTGAGATGTCTATGAAAATACTGGATAGTAAAATGGCTGCCGTCAAAGCGAGCGAAGCAATCGTCATTGTGACAGCAAATCCCGGCTGCCTGCTGCAGATGAAGCTGGGCATTGAACGTGAAGGACTAAACGGTAAAGTCAAAGCCGTTCACCTGGCTGATTTGCTGCTGGAAGCGACTGGACACCAAACATCATAA
- a CDS encoding VOC family protein, with the protein MKYLILYVSDSKRAIHFYQDILGLPIRAEHGTYIEFETGSAILALNTRESAREITPLDIPDTSASNTFEIGFVTENVEAVIKRVREQGVTIIGEPKVKPWRQTVAYISDPDGHYIEICSPIE; encoded by the coding sequence ATGAAATATCTTATTCTATACGTATCGGACAGCAAGCGGGCTATTCATTTTTATCAGGATATTTTAGGACTGCCGATTCGTGCTGAACACGGCACGTATATCGAATTTGAAACAGGCTCTGCGATATTGGCGCTTAATACGCGAGAAAGCGCCAGAGAAATCACGCCGCTAGACATTCCAGATACATCTGCTTCGAACACATTTGAAATTGGTTTTGTCACTGAAAACGTAGAAGCGGTTATCAAAAGGGTAAGAGAACAGGGGGTCACAATTATTGGGGAGCCGAAAGTGAAGCCATGGAGGCAGACGGTTGCCTATATCTCCGACCCGGATGGACATTATATTGAAATTTGCAGTCCGATAGAATAA
- the cstA gene encoding carbon starvation protein CstA: MNAVTIVIASMCILAIAYRLYGTFMMVKVLKVNDDKPTPAHALEDGKDYVPTNKWVSFGHHFAAIAAAGPLVGPILAAQFGYLPGLLWLLIGAVIGGAVHDLVVLFASMRKNGKSLSEVAKDELGPVAGFCTGLSMLFIITITMAGLSMVVLHALERNPWGTFAVGITIPIAMGVGLFYKKTGNLKLASTIGFLFLMAGVFIGPWVQTTALGDFLSLETKTLAIALPIYAFFAAALPVWLLLAPRDYLSSFMKIGVFIALIAGVFVVNPSIPFPAFTEFVKGGGPVLAGPVWPFISITIACGAISGFHAFVGSGTTPKMLNKWSDMKPVAFGAMLVECLVGIMALIAATALQPADYFAINSTPEVFRTLGMNVVHLPELSREIGLDLEGRTGGAVTLAVGMTYIFTGMPFFSHLASYFFQFVIMFEAVFILTAIDAGTRVARYLIQDFFGEVYKPLKKTDWIPGSVFASALACLMWGYLLYSGDIGSIWALFGVSNQLMASVGLIIGATIVLKIADKRRYILTCLIPLAYLYVTVNYAGYWMVRNVYLNPEAAGYSVLNGVLSIIMLLLGFIIIVAAVKKWAQMWRDPSLRMEASIPG; encoded by the coding sequence ATGAATGCGGTTACAATTGTGATAGCGTCAATGTGCATTTTGGCTATTGCCTATCGTTTATACGGAACATTTATGATGGTGAAGGTTCTCAAAGTGAATGATGACAAGCCGACGCCTGCTCACGCGCTTGAGGATGGAAAAGATTATGTGCCTACAAATAAATGGGTCTCTTTTGGCCACCATTTTGCAGCGATCGCAGCGGCCGGGCCGCTGGTCGGACCGATTTTGGCGGCGCAGTTCGGCTATTTGCCGGGGTTATTATGGCTGTTAATCGGGGCGGTAATAGGGGGAGCCGTCCATGATCTTGTTGTGCTGTTTGCATCAATGCGCAAAAATGGAAAGTCGCTGTCAGAAGTGGCGAAGGATGAGCTTGGCCCTGTTGCCGGATTTTGCACGGGACTGTCTATGCTTTTTATTATCACGATTACGATGGCGGGGCTGTCGATGGTTGTGCTGCACGCGCTTGAACGCAATCCGTGGGGCACATTTGCGGTAGGAATTACAATTCCGATTGCGATGGGCGTGGGCTTATTTTATAAGAAAACGGGAAATTTAAAGCTTGCGTCAACGATCGGTTTTCTCTTTTTAATGGCGGGAGTCTTTATCGGCCCATGGGTGCAGACTACTGCGCTCGGTGACTTTTTATCGCTAGAAACGAAAACGCTTGCAATTGCACTTCCTATTTATGCGTTTTTTGCAGCGGCGCTTCCCGTTTGGCTCCTTCTCGCACCGCGTGATTATTTAAGCAGCTTTATGAAAATCGGTGTGTTTATCGCTTTGATTGCCGGGGTATTTGTCGTCAATCCGTCCATCCCGTTTCCTGCGTTTACAGAATTCGTAAAAGGGGGCGGGCCGGTGCTGGCAGGACCCGTCTGGCCGTTCATTTCAATTACTATCGCCTGCGGTGCGATCTCGGGATTTCACGCCTTTGTCGGTTCAGGTACGACCCCGAAAATGCTGAATAAATGGAGTGATATGAAGCCGGTTGCGTTTGGCGCAATGCTTGTCGAGTGTCTTGTCGGCATTATGGCGCTGATTGCAGCGACCGCCTTGCAGCCTGCTGATTACTTTGCGATTAACAGCACGCCTGAGGTTTTCCGTACGCTCGGCATGAATGTCGTCCATTTGCCTGAATTGAGCAGGGAAATCGGTTTGGACTTAGAAGGAAGAACAGGGGGAGCCGTTACGCTTGCGGTGGGAATGACTTATATTTTTACCGGAATGCCGTTTTTCAGCCATTTGGCCTCATACTTTTTCCAATTTGTCATTATGTTTGAAGCCGTATTTATTTTAACAGCGATTGACGCCGGCACACGTGTTGCCCGTTATCTGATTCAGGATTTCTTCGGAGAGGTGTATAAACCGCTGAAGAAAACAGACTGGATTCCGGGATCTGTATTTGCCAGCGCGCTCGCCTGCCTGATGTGGGGCTATCTGCTGTATTCAGGGGATATCGGTTCCATTTGGGCGCTGTTTGGCGTGTCCAATCAGCTGATGGCTTCAGTGGGGCTGATTATTGGAGCGACCATCGTGCTGAAAATCGCCGATAAACGCCGTTACATTCTGACCTGCCTTATCCCGCTTGCCTATTTATATGTCACTGTCAATTATGCGGGCTATTGGATGGTGCGCAATGTGTATCTCAATCCTGAAGCAGCAGGATACAGTGTATTGAATGGCGTACTATCGATCATCATGCTGCTGTTAGGCTTCATCATTATCGTGGCGGCTGTGAAAAAATGGGCGCAGATGTGGAGAGATCCAAGCTTAAGGATGGAAGCATCTATACCGGGATAG
- a CDS encoding DUF4097 family beta strand repeat-containing protein has product MKKIIIGLIAVFAVGVIGAVITAAASDFTRDEVTAAETYSATDIKKIEVTTSSMNAEVKIGQTDDIQVAAEGKVSDKSKKLFDVSQDGKSLKINQIARENIISFIAWDSEKDMKITIIIPEKKYGELTVTTTSGDIIIENVHADQTAVDSTSGNIELKHARIENELTLKTTSGDIQENQNSFGQGVVKTTSGLIESSRTTAGKVNYKTTSGDIDLLQESQNKEVDIVTTSGSVSVEYQKEPATLAMDCQTDSGETSVNLDQIMYQEKSEKRITGYIGDNETSNHLNIRTTSGDIELN; this is encoded by the coding sequence ATGAAAAAAATCATAATAGGATTAATCGCAGTATTTGCAGTCGGGGTCATCGGAGCTGTCATCACTGCAGCTGCTTCTGATTTTACAAGAGACGAGGTGACAGCTGCTGAAACATATTCTGCCACAGATATTAAAAAAATTGAGGTAACAACGAGCTCGATGAATGCAGAGGTCAAAATTGGGCAAACGGATGATATTCAGGTAGCGGCTGAAGGGAAAGTCAGTGATAAAAGCAAAAAGCTGTTCGATGTGAGCCAAGATGGCAAGTCATTAAAAATCAATCAAATAGCACGCGAGAATATCATCTCTTTTATAGCGTGGGACAGCGAAAAGGATATGAAAATCACAATTATTATTCCTGAAAAGAAGTATGGTGAGTTAACGGTAACGACAACCTCTGGGGATATTATCATTGAAAATGTGCACGCGGATCAAACTGCTGTTGACTCTACATCAGGAAATATTGAGCTGAAGCATGCACGCATCGAAAACGAGTTGACGCTAAAAACAACGAGCGGAGATATTCAAGAAAACCAAAATTCATTCGGCCAAGGTGTGGTAAAGACAACAAGTGGATTAATAGAAAGCAGCCGCACAACAGCTGGAAAGGTGAATTATAAGACAACCTCCGGAGATATTGACCTTCTACAGGAGAGTCAGAACAAAGAAGTTGACATCGTCACAACGAGCGGAAGTGTGTCCGTAGAATATCAGAAAGAACCTGCAACCTTAGCAATGGATTGTCAGACTGACTCAGGTGAGACGTCAGTCAACCTAGATCAAATTATGTATCAAGAAAAATCAGAGAAGCGAATTACAGGATATATAGGTGATAACGAAACCTCTAATCATTTAAACATTCGCACAACCTCTGGAGACATTGAACTAAACTAA
- a CDS encoding PadR family transcriptional regulator: MNAQFKKGALELCVLVFISEKDQYGYELSQNISRHMAIAEGTLYPLLRRLTKEEYLETYMAPSSEGPARKYYTMSKLGSMRMKLLLAEWDQFTASVNQIIDVARGGEQ, translated from the coding sequence ATGAATGCTCAATTCAAAAAGGGAGCATTAGAGCTATGTGTGCTTGTATTCATATCTGAAAAAGACCAATACGGATATGAGCTTTCTCAAAACATTTCCAGGCACATGGCGATTGCTGAAGGCACCTTATATCCTCTTCTAAGAAGACTGACGAAAGAAGAGTATTTAGAAACATATATGGCGCCGTCTTCCGAAGGTCCTGCCAGAAAATACTATACGATGTCAAAGCTTGGTTCCATGCGAATGAAACTGCTGCTGGCAGAATGGGATCAGTTCACAGCATCTGTCAATCAAATCATCGACGTGGCAAGGGGAGGAGAACAATGA
- the abfA gene encoding alpha-L-arabinofuranosidase AbfA, which yields MKKARVIVDKEYKIGEVDKRIYGSFIEHMGRAVYEGIYEPDHPEADKDGFRKDVQSLIKELQVPLIRYPGGNFLSGYNWEDGVGPVENRPRRLDLAWQTTETNEVGTNEFLSWAKKVNTEVNMAVNLGTRGIDAARNLVEYCNHPKGSYWSDLRRSHGYEQPYGIKTWCLGNEMDGPWQIGHKTADEYGRLAAETAKVMKWVDPTIELVACGSSNSGMPTFIDWEAKVLEHTYEHVDYISLHTYYGNRDNNLPNYLARSMDLDHFIKSVAATCDYVKAKTRSKKTINLSLDEWNVWYHSNEADKKVEPWITARPILEDIYNFEDALLVGSLLITMLQHADRVKIACLAQLVNVIAPIMTEKGGEAWRQPIFYPYMHASVYGRGESLKPLISSPKYDCSDFTDVPYVDAAVVYAEEEETLTIFAVNKAEDQMETEISLRGFESFQIAEHIVLEHQDIKATNQQNRKNVVPHSNGTSSVSENGLTAHFTPLSWNVIRLKKQS from the coding sequence ATGAAAAAAGCGCGAGTGATTGTAGACAAAGAATATAAAATTGGTGAAGTAGACAAGCGGATTTACGGCTCGTTTATCGAACATATGGGGCGAGCGGTATATGAAGGCATATATGAGCCTGACCACCCTGAAGCAGATAAAGACGGGTTTAGAAAGGATGTCCAGTCGCTGATCAAAGAATTGCAGGTTCCGCTTATCCGCTATCCGGGCGGAAACTTTTTATCCGGATATAACTGGGAGGACGGTGTCGGACCTGTCGAAAACCGCCCGAGACGGCTTGACTTGGCATGGCAAACGACAGAAACGAATGAAGTGGGAACAAATGAATTTTTATCTTGGGCAAAAAAGGTGAACACTGAGGTCAACATGGCCGTCAACCTTGGCACAAGAGGCATAGATGCCGCCCGCAATCTCGTTGAATACTGTAACCACCCGAAAGGCTCTTACTGGAGTGATTTAAGAAGATCGCATGGCTATGAACAGCCGTACGGCATCAAGACATGGTGCTTAGGAAACGAAATGGATGGCCCGTGGCAGATCGGCCATAAAACAGCTGACGAATACGGACGGCTTGCCGCAGAGACTGCAAAGGTCATGAAGTGGGTTGATCCAACAATTGAACTTGTTGCCTGCGGCAGTTCAAACAGCGGCATGCCGACCTTTATCGATTGGGAAGCGAAGGTGCTGGAGCATACGTACGAGCATGTCGACTATATCTCTCTCCATACGTATTACGGAAACCGGGATAACAATCTGCCAAACTACTTGGCCCGTTCCATGGATCTTGATCATTTTATTAAATCTGTCGCTGCAACCTGTGACTATGTAAAAGCAAAAACCCGCAGCAAGAAAACAATCAATCTCTCTCTGGATGAATGGAACGTCTGGTATCACTCAAATGAGGCGGATAAAAAAGTCGAGCCTTGGATTACTGCGCGTCCGATTTTAGAGGATATTTATAATTTTGAAGATGCTTTATTGGTCGGCTCTCTGCTTATTACGATGCTGCAGCACGCAGACCGTGTGAAAATCGCGTGCCTTGCACAGCTTGTAAATGTCATCGCGCCGATTATGACGGAAAAAGGCGGGGAAGCATGGAGACAGCCAATCTTCTATCCATACATGCATGCTTCTGTTTACGGAAGAGGCGAGTCACTGAAGCCGCTTATTTCTTCTCCGAAGTACGACTGCTCAGATTTTACTGATGTGCCATATGTTGATGCCGCTGTTGTGTATGCCGAAGAGGAAGAAACACTCACGATTTTTGCGGTAAACAAAGCTGAAGATCAGATGGAGACGGAGATTTCGCTCAGAGGCTTTGAATCCTTCCAAATCGCAGAGCACATTGTACTCGAGCATCAGGATATCAAAGCGACAAACCAGCAAAACAGAAAAAATGTCGTCCCGCATTCCAACGGAACATCATCTGTCAGCGAAAACGGCTTAACCGCGCATTTCACGCCGCTTTCCTGGAATGTGATCCGCTTGAAAAAACAGTCATAA
- the araQ gene encoding arabinose ABC transporter permease AraQ: MLRHSPQYSVYKIALTLFFIMLSLLYIFPIFCLLLGSLKPSSELLRVGLNVDIDPKVMSLDNYTFLFNGGSIYFKWFFNSLVLGVFTTVLTLFFSSMIGYGLAVYEFKGRNIIFVLVLIIMMVPLEVMMLPLFKLTVGLHLIDSYTGVILPFIVSPVAVFFFRQYALGLPRDLLDSARMDGCTEFGIFFRIMAPLMKPAFGAMIILQSLNSWNNFLWPLIVLRSKEMFTLPIGLSSLLSPYGNNYDMLISGSVFAILPVIIIFLFFQKYFISGLTVGGVKG, from the coding sequence ATGTTGCGGCACAGTCCTCAGTACAGCGTTTACAAAATCGCGCTTACCCTGTTTTTTATCATGCTGAGCCTATTGTATATTTTTCCGATTTTCTGTTTGCTTTTAGGATCATTAAAGCCGTCATCTGAGCTTTTGCGTGTAGGGCTGAATGTTGATATTGATCCAAAAGTGATGAGTTTAGATAACTACACATTTCTGTTTAATGGCGGCAGCATTTATTTTAAATGGTTTTTTAACAGTCTTGTGCTTGGGGTTTTCACGACCGTGCTCACTCTGTTTTTTTCATCGATGATTGGGTACGGACTTGCGGTTTACGAGTTTAAGGGCAGGAATATCATCTTTGTTCTTGTGCTGATTATTATGATGGTTCCGCTTGAAGTAATGATGCTTCCGTTGTTTAAGCTGACCGTAGGACTGCACTTGATTGATTCATATACCGGTGTCATTTTGCCGTTCATCGTTTCGCCGGTAGCTGTTTTCTTTTTCAGGCAGTATGCCCTCGGTCTTCCAAGAGATCTGCTAGACTCTGCAAGGATGGACGGCTGTACGGAATTCGGGATCTTTTTCCGGATTATGGCGCCGCTGATGAAACCGGCTTTCGGCGCGATGATTATCCTCCAGTCCTTGAACAGCTGGAACAACTTCTTATGGCCATTGATTGTGCTTCGTTCGAAAGAAATGTTTACGCTTCCAATTGGGCTGTCCAGCTTGCTGAGCCCTTACGGAAACAACTATGACATGCTCATATCCGGCTCAGTATTTGCGATTTTGCCGGTCATTATCATTTTCTTGTTTTTCCAAAAATACTTTATCTCCGGCCTGACGGTAGGGGGAGTCAAAGGTTAA
- a CDS encoding carbohydrate ABC transporter permease: MKPVKTGTVHPVPSAAKQSGWRDLFYSKKAAPYLFTAPFVLSFLVFFLYPIISVFIMSFQRILPGEVTFVGLSNYTALNNPTFYTALWNTLEYTFWTLIVLIPVPLLLAIFLNSKLVKFRNIFKSALFIPALTSTIVAGIIFRLIFGEMETSLANSILLKLGFSPQNWMNNEHTGMFLMVLLASWRWMGINILYFLAGLQNVPKELYEAADIDGANTMKKFRHITLPFLKPVTVYVLTISIIGGFRMFEESYVLWQNNSPGNIGLTLVGYLYQQGLAYNEMGYGAAIGIVLLIVILVVSLISLKLSGSFKGEG; encoded by the coding sequence ATGAAACCTGTGAAAACGGGAACGGTTCATCCCGTTCCCTCAGCTGCGAAACAATCAGGCTGGCGAGATCTATTTTATTCGAAAAAAGCGGCGCCCTATCTGTTTACAGCGCCATTCGTTTTATCCTTTCTCGTATTTTTTTTATACCCCATCATTAGCGTCTTCATCATGAGCTTTCAAAGAATATTGCCGGGAGAGGTGACGTTTGTCGGATTGTCGAATTACACTGCACTAAACAATCCGACGTTCTATACTGCCCTTTGGAATACACTGGAATACACCTTTTGGACACTGATTGTGCTGATTCCAGTCCCATTGCTGCTGGCCATATTCCTGAATTCAAAGCTGGTCAAATTCAGAAATATATTCAAATCAGCACTATTCATTCCGGCATTGACTTCCACCATTGTGGCGGGGATCATTTTTCGGCTGATCTTCGGGGAAATGGAAACGTCGCTGGCCAATTCCATCTTACTCAAACTCGGCTTTTCACCTCAGAACTGGATGAACAATGAACATACCGGCATGTTTTTAATGGTGCTGCTTGCTTCGTGGAGATGGATGGGAATCAACATCCTTTACTTTTTGGCCGGTTTGCAAAATGTGCCGAAAGAGCTGTACGAAGCCGCCGATATTGACGGCGCGAATACGATGAAAAAATTCCGGCACATTACGCTGCCGTTTCTCAAGCCTGTAACGGTTTATGTGCTAACCATCAGTATCATCGGCGGATTCAGGATGTTTGAGGAAAGCTACGTCCTTTGGCAAAATAATTCCCCGGGTAATATCGGCTTGACGCTTGTCGGATATTTGTACCAGCAAGGGCTTGCCTACAACGAAATGGGATACGGAGCGGCCATCGGCATTGTGCTTTTGATTGTGATACTTGTTGTCAGCCTGATTTCGTTAAAGCTGTCAGGCTCGTTTAAGGGGGAGGGATAA
- a CDS encoding ABC transporter substrate-binding protein encodes MKKMTACFLVLMMLLTLFIAGCSAERSSGKSGETELTFWTFNGLHEQFYVEMVKEWNKKYPDRKIKLNTVVYPYGQMHDNLSISLIAGEGVPDIADVELARFSNFLKGSDIPLADLTPLIEKDRDKFVEARLTLYSKNGKLYGLDTHVGTTVMFYNMDVMKKAGVNPDDIKTWDDYHKAGQKVRKVTGRPMGTVETNDSATFLSMISQQKSGYFDKNGKLILNNDTNVKTIQFLKDMINDKTMIAAPGGGHHSEEYYGFMNQGGAASVLMPIWYMGRFIDYMPDLKGKIAIRPLPAWKEGGDRSAGLGGTATVVPKQSKHVELAKEFLAFAKGSKEGNKKLWSVLGFDPLRWDVWSSQELKEKNKYTDYFQNGTGIFSMLLDIKDEINPIYLHEDFAKASDLVNRSVLFDALKSQQKTPKQALDRAAGELKQK; translated from the coding sequence ATGAAAAAAATGACTGCCTGTTTTCTTGTGCTCATGATGCTGCTGACATTATTCATTGCTGGGTGTTCAGCAGAAAGATCATCCGGGAAATCGGGTGAAACCGAACTGACCTTTTGGACATTTAATGGACTTCATGAGCAGTTTTATGTGGAAATGGTGAAGGAATGGAACAAAAAATATCCTGACCGCAAAATTAAACTGAATACGGTCGTTTATCCATATGGGCAAATGCACGATAATTTGTCTATCTCCTTAATTGCGGGAGAAGGCGTCCCTGATATTGCCGATGTCGAATTGGCCCGTTTTTCAAACTTTTTAAAGGGCTCTGATATACCGCTTGCCGACCTGACTCCGCTGATTGAAAAGGACCGCGATAAATTCGTTGAGGCGCGGCTTACCTTGTACAGCAAAAACGGCAAGCTTTACGGGCTGGATACGCATGTAGGAACGACAGTGATGTTTTATAACATGGATGTGATGAAAAAAGCCGGCGTCAATCCTGATGATATCAAAACATGGGATGATTACCATAAAGCCGGGCAGAAAGTGCGCAAAGTAACCGGAAGGCCGATGGGGACGGTGGAAACCAATGATTCCGCAACGTTCTTATCCATGATTTCACAGCAAAAATCAGGTTATTTTGATAAAAACGGCAAGCTGATCCTTAATAATGACACCAATGTAAAAACAATTCAATTTTTAAAGGACATGATTAATGATAAAACGATGATTGCCGCACCGGGCGGCGGGCATCACAGTGAAGAATATTACGGCTTTATGAACCAAGGCGGAGCAGCGTCGGTTCTGATGCCGATTTGGTATATGGGAAGATTCATAGATTATATGCCTGATCTGAAAGGGAAGATTGCCATCCGGCCGCTTCCGGCGTGGAAAGAGGGGGGCGACCGTTCGGCAGGTTTGGGCGGTACGGCAACTGTTGTGCCGAAGCAATCTAAGCATGTTGAGTTAGCAAAAGAGTTTTTGGCCTTTGCGAAGGGCTCTAAAGAAGGAAACAAAAAGCTTTGGAGCGTACTCGGGTTTGACCCGCTTCGCTGGGATGTCTGGAGCTCTCAGGAATTGAAGGAGAAAAACAAATACACGGATTACTTCCAAAATGGAACAGGCATTTTTTCTATGCTGCTCGATATCAAGGACGAAATCAATCCGATTTATTTACACGAGGATTTTGCCAAGGCTTCAGACCTTGTCAACAGAAGCGTATTGTTCGACGCACTTAAATCTCAGCAAAAAACGCCTAAGCAAGCCTTGGACAGAGCGGCAGGTGAACTGAAACAGAAATAG
- the egsA gene encoding sn-glycerol-1-phosphate dehydrogenase: MNRIAADVEQAFELAGEKVFPIEVEEIVIGKQAADSLLDYVKRKNNKQIVLVCDSNTHRIAGIDLENRLHQEGFQAECLIIPGNEAGDVTADERSLIHALIHTEKTTDVMIAVGSGTIHDIVRFAAFQRDLSFISYPTAPSVDGFTSAGAPLILYGTKTTIQTKAPSALFADLDLLKAAPQSMVAAGFGDMLGKITSLADWEISRHLAGEPYSPTGAKIVQEALEACIAHTEDIAMKTETGILVLMESLIVSGLVMLALDHSRPASGGEHHISHWIEMELMKKNRPQILHGAKVGCAAVLLTDTYRKLAQDDGLNEFSPRRRQAIQSAYETLPEGEVLADWLRSAGGPAFFDEIGVGQDSVKNAFRHAHTLRDRCTGLRIINENKTLINHGLYE; the protein is encoded by the coding sequence ATGAATCGTATCGCAGCTGACGTTGAGCAAGCTTTTGAACTCGCCGGAGAAAAGGTTTTTCCTATAGAAGTTGAAGAAATTGTTATCGGCAAACAAGCAGCTGATTCGCTATTGGATTATGTAAAAAGAAAAAACAACAAACAGATTGTCCTTGTCTGCGACTCGAATACACATCGCATTGCGGGAATTGATTTGGAAAACCGCCTGCATCAAGAAGGGTTTCAGGCTGAGTGCCTGATCATTCCGGGAAATGAAGCCGGAGATGTGACGGCTGATGAACGATCGCTCATTCATGCGCTGATCCATACGGAAAAAACAACGGATGTTATGATCGCGGTCGGTTCGGGCACGATTCATGATATCGTGCGCTTCGCAGCGTTTCAGAGGGATTTGTCGTTTATTTCCTATCCGACTGCTCCATCTGTAGACGGATTTACGTCAGCCGGGGCGCCGCTTATTTTATACGGAACGAAAACAACCATCCAAACGAAGGCTCCATCCGCGCTGTTCGCTGATCTGGATCTATTAAAAGCGGCACCCCAGTCAATGGTTGCGGCTGGATTTGGCGACATGCTCGGGAAAATCACGTCTTTAGCTGATTGGGAAATATCCCGCCACCTTGCCGGCGAGCCTTATTCTCCAACGGGGGCTAAGATCGTTCAGGAGGCGCTGGAAGCCTGTATCGCACACACAGAAGACATTGCGATGAAAACGGAAACAGGCATACTGGTTTTAATGGAATCTTTAATTGTATCAGGTCTTGTCATGCTGGCTTTAGATCATTCCCGTCCGGCATCAGGCGGAGAGCATCATATTTCCCATTGGATTGAGATGGAATTAATGAAGAAAAACCGGCCTCAAATTCTCCATGGGGCAAAGGTGGGTTGTGCCGCTGTGTTATTAACTGACACATACAGAAAGCTCGCCCAGGATGACGGACTGAACGAATTTTCTCCGCGCCGGCGGCAAGCCATTCAATCGGCTTATGAAACGCTCCCGGAAGGAGAAGTGCTGGCCGATTGGCTGAGATCAGCAGGAGGCCCTGCGTTTTTTGACGAAATCGGTGTCGGGCAGGATTCCGTCAAGAATGCCTTCAGACACGCGCACACATTAAGAGACCGCTGCACCGGATTAAGAATCATCAATGAAAACAAAACGCTGATCAATCATGGTCTATATGAATAG